From Triticum aestivum cultivar Chinese Spring chromosome 4A, IWGSC CS RefSeq v2.1, whole genome shotgun sequence, a single genomic window includes:
- the LOC123083529 gene encoding uncharacterized protein isoform X1, giving the protein MTSQGWQPRGQFPSPTTTSPPFTRGRDNDADVRISIYACDRVRHDPQCSPGTLEPAVARKKSIGALVCPRCELVRRHEQLRVCDLVGYRQHPGHCDLTRSRQIFLYNLPSSAWNLCSLYGWSLGCWMMRRRSALRSSIHS; this is encoded by the exons ATGACGTCTCAGGGATGGCAACCCCGTGGCCAGTTCCCCTCGCCGACTACCACATCGCCCCCTTTCACCCGTGGCAGAGACAATGACGCCGATGTCAGGATCAGCATCTATGCTTGCGACCGCGTCCGTCATGACCCGCAATGCTCACCTGGGACACTTGAGCCGGCGGTCGCAAGGAAAAAAAG CATCGGCGCCCTTGTCTGCCCCAGGTGCGAGCTTGTTCGTCGCCATGAGCAGCTGCGAGTCTGCGACCTCGTCGGCTACCGCCAGCACCCAGGTCATTGTGATTT GACAAGGAGCAGACAGATTTTTCTTTACAACCTGCCTTCTTCTGCATGGAATTTGTGTTCACTTTATGGCTGGTCGTTGGGGTGCTGGATGATGCGCAGGCGCAG TGCCCTTCGAAGTTCTATCCATAGCTGA
- the LOC123083529 gene encoding uncharacterized protein isoform X3: MTPMSGSASMLATASVMTRNAHLGHLSRRSQGKKASAPLSAPGASLFVAMSSCESATSSATASTQDKEQTDFSLQPAFFCMEFVFTLWLVVGVLDDAQAQCPSKFYP, encoded by the exons ATGACGCCGATGTCAGGATCAGCATCTATGCTTGCGACCGCGTCCGTCATGACCCGCAATGCTCACCTGGGACACTTGAGCCGGCGGTCGCAAGGAAAAAAAG CATCGGCGCCCTTGTCTGCCCCAGGTGCGAGCTTGTTCGTCGCCATGAGCAGCTGCGAGTCTGCGACCTCGTCGGCTACCGCCAGCACCCAG GACAAGGAGCAGACAGATTTTTCTTTACAACCTGCCTTCTTCTGCATGGAATTTGTGTTCACTTTATGGCTGGTCGTTGGGGTGCTGGATGATGCGCAGGCGCAG TGCCCTTCGAAGTTCTATCCATAG
- the LOC123083529 gene encoding uncharacterized protein isoform X2 produces MTPMSGSASMLATASVMTRNAHLGHLSRRSQGKKASAPLSAPGASLFVAMSSCESATSSATASTQDKEQTDFSLQPAFFCMEFVFTLWLVVGVLDDAQAQVNDAFYDPTIYQRFLQDS; encoded by the exons ATGACGCCGATGTCAGGATCAGCATCTATGCTTGCGACCGCGTCCGTCATGACCCGCAATGCTCACCTGGGACACTTGAGCCGGCGGTCGCAAGGAAAAAAAG CATCGGCGCCCTTGTCTGCCCCAGGTGCGAGCTTGTTCGTCGCCATGAGCAGCTGCGAGTCTGCGACCTCGTCGGCTACCGCCAGCACCCAG GACAAGGAGCAGACAGATTTTTCTTTACAACCTGCCTTCTTCTGCATGGAATTTGTGTTCACTTTATGGCTGGTCGTTGGGGTGCTGGATGATGCGCAGGCGCAGGTGAACGATGCCTTCTATGATCCAACAATATATCAAAGATTTTTGCAAGATAGTTAG